Genomic DNA from Oceanispirochaeta sp.:
CTATAACGGAAATACTATCCAGGTTTAATTTGATGGCTTTTCCCATGGTTGATATGCAAATCAGGGAATTTGTAGCATTAACTGACAGGGCAGCGACCAGCTTCCCTGATTTAACATTGACATTGTAGGCTCTTTGACCCTGAGTGCCTCTTCCATGAGGATTAAAATCCTTGAACTCTGTCCGTTTCCCATATCCCTTTTCAGAGATAAGGAACAACTGATTCTCTTCTGAAGCACAAACTACACCAATAAGAATATCATCACCATTTAATCGAATCCCTCGGACTCCATGTGAATTTCTTCCCATACGGCGCACTGATTCTTCAGGAAATTTTAAGCCCTTCCCATTTTTGGTAATGATCATGACGTCTCTTGTCCCATCGGTCAGTTCAGCTGAAACAAGGTGGTCACCTTCATCCAGGTTTATCGCAATAATTCCTCTTGTTTTGGCATTTCGGAAGTCATAAGTCGAAACTCTTTTAACAACGCCCATTTGAGTTGCCATAAAAAGAAAATTATCTTCAGAAAAATCCTCAAGGGGAACCATGGTTGTTATTTCTTCATCCGGGACAAATTCAAACATGGTTTTAAGGTGCTTTCCCCGGGAAGCTCTAGATCCTTCGGGAATCTCATAGACTTTCAGCCAGTAGGCTTTTCCTTCGCTTGTCACAAAGAGGATATAGCTGTGGGTAGAGGCCAGGAAAATATGTTCTATGAAATCGCCATCTTTTAATGCTGCCGAATTAGAACCCTTACCTCCTCGCCCCTGCTCCTTATAAGCTGTAAAAGGAATTCTCTTGATAAATCCTCTATTGGAAATAAGAACAACCATGTCCTCTTTTTCAATCATATCTTCCATATTCATGGAGCCAATTTCTTCAATTCTTATTTCAGTTTTTCTTTTATCACCATACTTTTCGGCAATTTCAGTGGTTTCTACTTTAACCACATCCAGAATTTTTTCTTCATGAGCGAGCAGGTCTTCAAGGTAATCAATGTATTTCATGATTTCAGCCAGTTCATCCAGTATTTTCTGGGTTTCAAGGCTGGTCAATTTCTGCAGTCGCATATCAAGAATAGCCTGAGCCTGTAACTCACTGAAATCGAAGCGTTCCATGAGATTGGCTCTTGCCATATTCACGTTGGCAGATTTTTTAATGATATCTACCACTTCATCTATATTTTCGAGGGCTATTTTTATTCCATCAAGAATATGAGCCCTGGCTTTTGCTTTTTTCAGTTCGTATTCTGATCTTCTTCTGATAACTACCTGCCGGTGACTGATAAAGTAATCAAGGAGATTTCTCAGTGTACAGACCTTAGGCATCCCTTTAACCAGGGCTAAATTATTAACATTAAAATTAACCTGAAGATTTGTGTGGGAGAATAGAAGGTTCAATACAACTTTGGCTGAGACATTTCTTTTCAGTTCTATAACAATTCTCATCCCGGTTCTATCAGATTCATCTCTGAGATCTGAAATACCTTCAATTCTCTTTTCTCTCACTAGTTCGGCTATTCTAATAACAAGATTTGCTTTATTTATCATATAAGGAAGTTCGGTGATGATGATGGCATCTTTTTCTGCTGTCATCTCTTCCAGATTATACTTGGCACGAACCGTTATTTTACCGCGTCCCGTCATGGCGGCTTCTCTGAAACCAATTTTGCCGTATATGATGCCTGCCGTCGGGAAGTCGGGTCCCTTAACAATATCAAGTAGTTCTTCATCCATTATTTCTGAATTATCAATGACAGCACAGATGGCTTCACATATTTCATTCAGGTTATGAGGAGCCATATTCGTAGCCATTCCTACGGCAATACCACTGGCTCCGTTTACAAGAAGCATGGGGAAAGCGGTAGGCAGAATCAGAGGTTCCCTCATAGAGTCATCGTAGTTTGGACCAAAATCTACTGTGTCTTTTTTGATATCCATTAAGATGGCTTCAGAAACTTTTGCCAACCTGGCTTCCGTGTATCTCATGGCCGCGGGCGGGTCTCCGTCTACCGAACCAAAGTTTCCCTGACCCTGAACGACAGGGGTCCTCAGTGAAAAGTCCTGAGCCAAACGAACAAGAGCATCGTAGATAGACTGGTCTCCATGGGGATGAAATTTACCAAGTACATCCCCGACAATACGTCCACATTTTTTGTAAGCCGTATTATATCTGATACCCATTTCACTCATAGAAAAGAGGATTCTCCTATGAACAGGTTTCAGACCATCCCTGACATCAGGAAGGGCTCTACTGACGATGACAGACATGGCATAATTGAGATAGGATTCTTTAACTTCATCTTCTATGGCTATTGGAATGATCCTTCCGGTATTATCATCCTGCACGATTTGCTCCTATGTGCTTTCGAAGCTGCATTACAGCATCAATAGTATATTCGTTCAGGGCCATAAGGCCCGTGAGACAATTAAATATCAAGGTTTGATACGGTTAAGGCATTCTCTTCAATAAATTTTCTCCGGGGTGGAACATCTTCACCCATAAGAGTTGTGAACATTTCATCAGCTGCTACGAAATCTTCAAGCTTAACCTGTTTCATATTTCTTGTTTCTGGGTTCATTGTCGTTTCCCAGAGCTGATCCGGATTCATTTCACCCAGACCTTTATATCTTTGCATATTAACTTTTTCCTCGGAAACACCCAGAAACTTAAGATATTCATCTTTCTCATTATCATCATACACATAGTGAGGCTTTCCATTCGCTACAATTTTGTATAGCGGCGGCATAGCCAGATACACATGACCAGCTTCAATAAGGGGCATCATATACCGAAAAAAGAAGGTTAAAAGCAGAACTCTGATATGGGAACCGTCTACATCGGCATCTGCCATGATGATTACTTTGTGGTATCTCAATTTTTCAATATTGAATTCTTCCCCGAGATTGGTTCCTAAGGCAGTTATTACTGGAAGCATTTTTTCGTTGGAAAGAACCTTTTCAATTCTGGTTTTTTCAACATTGATCATCTTACCCCACATGGCCAAAATTGCCTGAAACTTTCTGTCTCTTCCCATCTTGGCAGAACCACCGGCGGAATCTCCTTCGACAAGGTATACTTCGCAGTTTCGGGGATCTTTATCAGCACAATCCGCCAGTTTTCCTGGAAGACCCGAACTCTCAAGAAATCCTTTCCTTCTAGTCAGGTCTCTTGCCCTTTTTGCGGCAGCTCTTGCCTTGGAAGCCGTAATTGATTTATCCAAAATAATATCAATAACATTTGGATGCTCTTCCAGATAGGTTGTTAACCTCTCATTCACAATGGATTCAACGATTCCTCTAACTTCAGAATTTCCCAGTTTAGTTTTTGTCTGACCTTCAAACTGTGGTTCTTGAACTTTTACAGAAATAACACAGGTCAAACCTTCCCTGACATCTTCTCCTGATAAATTATCATCCACTTTTTTGGCTAATTTTGACTTCCTAAGAAAATCATTAAGGGTTCTTGTAAGGGCTGCTTTAAAACCGGAAAGGTGAGTCCCTCCTTCCTTTGTGTTTATATTATTCACATAAGAAAAGATGTTTTCTGCATACCCTTCATTATATTGGAGAGATAATTCAACGATTACCTGATCTTTTTCAAATTCAAAATAAATTGGTTCCGCAAATAAAGGAGTTTTTGCCTTATTGAGATATTCAACAAAGGATCTAACTCCTCCCTCAAACATGAATATCCTTTCTTTTTCAGGACTTATTCTTTCATCAGTAAGATTTATGGTTATCCCCTTATTAAGGAAAGCCAATTCTCTCAATCTGTTCGAAAGGATATCAAAGCTGTATTCAGTATCATCAAATATAGTTGTATCTGCCTGAAATCGTACGACCGTCCCTCTTTTAGAGGTTGTGCCCACAATTTTAACATCTTCATCAGGAACACCAATTCTATATTTCTGATAATTGATATCTCCTAATCTATGAACAAAGACTTCACACCATTCAGAAAGTGCGTTTACGACAGAGACTCCAACACCATGGAGTCCTCCAGAGACCTTATAGCTATCCTTGTCAAATTTTCCACCCGCATGAAGTTTAGTCATGACAACTTCAAGAGCACTTAAATTTTCAACTGGATGTAAATCGACAGGAATACCTCTACCGTTATCGACAACTCTTATGATATTTCCTTCTTCAATAAACACCGAAATTTCATTACAGTGTCCAGCTAATGCTTCATCTATACTATTATCAACTACTTCATAGACTAAATGGTGTAAACCATCAGGGCCGGTTGACCCAATATACATACCCGGTCTCTTGCGTACAGCCTCCAGACCTTTGAGTATCTGAATCTGCTGAGCATCATAGTTTTCCTGCATATTTATACCTAAAATTATTATTTGAAAAGATGGGATCAGTATATCGCTGGATCATAAAAAAGTAAAGACGAGTACAAAGCTTGTCATAACAGTTAAATTAACCTAATATACTGCTCAATCTGCTTGTTGATAAATTGTGGATAAATATATTTAAATTTATATAACATAGATATTAATGACAAAGCTTAAACATTCAATATCCTTATAATTTATCCACAATGTTGTGTATAAGTTATATAAATATATATATTATATAACTTTAAATGTAAATAATGTAAGCTTTAATAAATTGCTGGTAATTTTTTACATTTTTCTGTTTTATCCTTTAGAATGGAAATTAAATCTGTGGAAAAACTGTTAATGGAGTTTTTAGTTTAAATGAATGAATTTGATTACAGTATATTCTGGGAAGAGACAATCAAACAACTCAGAGAGGAAAATGAACTTTCAGATCAAGAATATAATATGTATTTCCAGAGCATTCATTATATTGAATCCACTAAGGATACAATTGTCCTCAGTATTCCCTCACGCTTTATCCAATCACAACTAAAGCAACGCTATAATTTCATAATTGAAACCCGTTTGTTTGAACTCTCAGGAATTGTACTCACCCTGGATTTTGAAATTGAAAATAGAAAAAAAGACCAGGAAAAGTCTATTATTTCAAAAGAGGAGCCACTTGAGGAAAAAGAGAAGATATTTGAACCCCATCCACAGTTGAGAGATGATTATACATTTGAAAATTTTGTTGTGGGTAATAACAACTCTTTTGCAGCTAATGCTTCAAGGGCTATAGCTGAAAATCCAGGTTCTAAATATAATCCCTGTCTCATTTATGGTGGTGTTGGATTAGGTAAAACTCACCTTATGCAGTCCATTGGAAACAATATTCATAAAAAAAAACCGGATATGAAGGTAGTCTATATTCCAGCAGAAACCTTTATAAATGATTTTATTGAATCTATTAATACCAAAAAACAAACACATTTTAAAAATAAATACAGAAATGCCGATATTCTTCTGATTGATGATATTCATGACCTGCAGGATAAAAAAGGAACTCAAGAAGAGCTTTTTCATACTTTTAATGCCCTTTATGATGCAAACAAACAAATGGTCTTTACCTGTGACCGTCCTCCATCAGAACTCAAGAATTTTGCTGATAGACTAAAAAGCAGATTTGTAAGAGGTTTGAATGTTGATTTGCATCCCCCAAATTATGAAACAAGATATGCCATTCTCAGAAAAAAAATGGAAGATAGAAATGTCGATATCTCAGATGAAATTCTTGAACTAATAAGTGAGAACATAAATACTAATATCCGTGATCTTGAAGCGGCTCTCACAAGCATAGTGGCCTATGCAGAACTTGTACAAAAAAATATCACCCCGGAAATTGCCAGACAACAGCTTAAACAGTTTTTTTCAAGTCCTATACAGACAAATATCACCATAGATAAAATTCAAAAACAAGTTTCTGAATATTTTAACGTAACCCCCAGTGATATGAAAGGAAAGAAGAGAACCAAACAAATTACTTTCCCCCGTCAGATAGCCATGTATATTATACGGGAAATTACTGACTATTCTACTACTGAAATTGGTCTTGAGTTTGGGGGAAGAGATCATACTACTGTAATGCATTCCTGCCAGAGAATAGAAGACAGGATAAAAACAGATTCAACTATTGAACCCACAGTTCAGGAATTAATCCGCTCAATAAAGGAAACATAAAGCCTGTTCATAAGTCTGTGCATAATAAGTACTAAACTAGTGGTTTATCATTAAAATGATAAAGGTGAGTGAATATAGAGGAACACTGTGGATAAGTCCGGTATTTTATCCCCAGTTTATTAACAAGGTTATTTAGAGTTAAAGTAATGATTTAAGGGCTGAATTCACAAATACACAGACCCTACTACTATTACTACTCTTTATTAATATTAATAAGTAATAAGAGAGCATATATAAAACTGTGTATAAATTTACAATTTTTTTCATATTATAAACCTGTACAACAGGTAATTATTTTTTTATTATTCTTATATAATACAAACAGGGGATGCAAATGAAATTTATCTGTGATAAAAGCGTAATTGTAAAAGAGATTTCTATCGCCCAGGAAATTATCTCTTCCAGAAATGCACTTTCTATTCTTTCTAATGTACTTATTGAAGCTCGTGATGATGCTCTTGTTATAAAAGCTACAGATCTAAAAGTAGGATTTGAAACAAGAATTCCTGCGGTTATTGAAATTCCAGGGAGTACAACCGTATTTTGTGATAAATTTCTGGGTATACTCAGATCACTTCCAGACGGTGAAATTACGTTTGAACAAAACGAAAATGAAAGACTCTCCATCAA
This window encodes:
- the gyrA gene encoding DNA topoisomerase (ATP-hydrolyzing) subunit A, whose protein sequence is MQDDNTGRIIPIAIEDEVKESYLNYAMSVIVSRALPDVRDGLKPVHRRILFSMSEMGIRYNTAYKKCGRIVGDVLGKFHPHGDQSIYDALVRLAQDFSLRTPVVQGQGNFGSVDGDPPAAMRYTEARLAKVSEAILMDIKKDTVDFGPNYDDSMREPLILPTAFPMLLVNGASGIAVGMATNMAPHNLNEICEAICAVIDNSEIMDEELLDIVKGPDFPTAGIIYGKIGFREAAMTGRGKITVRAKYNLEEMTAEKDAIIITELPYMINKANLVIRIAELVREKRIEGISDLRDESDRTGMRIVIELKRNVSAKVVLNLLFSHTNLQVNFNVNNLALVKGMPKVCTLRNLLDYFISHRQVVIRRRSEYELKKAKARAHILDGIKIALENIDEVVDIIKKSANVNMARANLMERFDFSELQAQAILDMRLQKLTSLETQKILDELAEIMKYIDYLEDLLAHEEKILDVVKVETTEIAEKYGDKRKTEIRIEEIGSMNMEDMIEKEDMVVLISNRGFIKRIPFTAYKEQGRGGKGSNSAALKDGDFIEHIFLASTHSYILFVTSEGKAYWLKVYEIPEGSRASRGKHLKTMFEFVPDEEITTMVPLEDFSEDNFLFMATQMGVVKRVSTYDFRNAKTRGIIAINLDEGDHLVSAELTDGTRDVMIITKNGKGLKFPEESVRRMGRNSHGVRGIRLNGDDILIGVVCASEENQLFLISEKGYGKRTEFKDFNPHGRGTQGQRAYNVNVKSGKLVAALSVNATNSLICISTMGKAIKLNLDSISVIGRNAFGVRIVHINDKDTLVGVAVQQKDEENEESEDDLLVDPVIIEENGDESPEETSDDVSRETSE
- the gyrB gene encoding DNA topoisomerase (ATP-hydrolyzing) subunit B; translation: MQENYDAQQIQILKGLEAVRKRPGMYIGSTGPDGLHHLVYEVVDNSIDEALAGHCNEISVFIEEGNIIRVVDNGRGIPVDLHPVENLSALEVVMTKLHAGGKFDKDSYKVSGGLHGVGVSVVNALSEWCEVFVHRLGDINYQKYRIGVPDEDVKIVGTTSKRGTVVRFQADTTIFDDTEYSFDILSNRLRELAFLNKGITINLTDERISPEKERIFMFEGGVRSFVEYLNKAKTPLFAEPIYFEFEKDQVIVELSLQYNEGYAENIFSYVNNINTKEGGTHLSGFKAALTRTLNDFLRKSKLAKKVDDNLSGEDVREGLTCVISVKVQEPQFEGQTKTKLGNSEVRGIVESIVNERLTTYLEEHPNVIDIILDKSITASKARAAAKRARDLTRRKGFLESSGLPGKLADCADKDPRNCEVYLVEGDSAGGSAKMGRDRKFQAILAMWGKMINVEKTRIEKVLSNEKMLPVITALGTNLGEEFNIEKLRYHKVIIMADADVDGSHIRVLLLTFFFRYMMPLIEAGHVYLAMPPLYKIVANGKPHYVYDDNEKDEYLKFLGVSEEKVNMQRYKGLGEMNPDQLWETTMNPETRNMKQVKLEDFVAADEMFTTLMGEDVPPRRKFIEENALTVSNLDI
- the dnaA gene encoding chromosomal replication initiator protein DnaA translates to MNEFDYSIFWEETIKQLREENELSDQEYNMYFQSIHYIESTKDTIVLSIPSRFIQSQLKQRYNFIIETRLFELSGIVLTLDFEIENRKKDQEKSIISKEEPLEEKEKIFEPHPQLRDDYTFENFVVGNNNSFAANASRAIAENPGSKYNPCLIYGGVGLGKTHLMQSIGNNIHKKKPDMKVVYIPAETFINDFIESINTKKQTHFKNKYRNADILLIDDIHDLQDKKGTQEELFHTFNALYDANKQMVFTCDRPPSELKNFADRLKSRFVRGLNVDLHPPNYETRYAILRKKMEDRNVDISDEILELISENINTNIRDLEAALTSIVAYAELVQKNITPEIARQQLKQFFSSPIQTNITIDKIQKQVSEYFNVTPSDMKGKKRTKQITFPRQIAMYIIREITDYSTTEIGLEFGGRDHTTVMHSCQRIEDRIKTDSTIEPTVQELIRSIKET